The genomic region GCTGACCGTGTCTCCGGGTGTCCCACTCAGTGAATGATGGAAGCTTCTGGGAGATGGCGTGGAAAAGACCAACAATGACACCCACTGGGACAGTCTCCATGTCGGTACAGAACTTCTCAACGGCAACTGGATCCGGCACGCGGTAGTGGCAGTCGAACTGGATCTCCTCCCAGACGGCAAGAAGGATGGAAGCGAGCATGAAGATGGTTGGCCAGTTCTTCAAGCGCTCACCACTGTACACGCTAGAATAAAGCGCAGAGAGTTCCTCCAGAACATCTTTCTGAAGCTCACGCCACAAATCGGCCATGGCGCACTTGATCTGGAAGTTGATCATGACAGGGGCCACAACCTTTCCATAGTACTTTGAGTCCTCGTCATCAATCTGGCCCTCCATAGCAGCCTCGGTTTGTGGTTGCTCGATCATGGTGATGTGAAGGGTGAGGTTGTAAGCCACAACAAGCTTGAGAGCCTTGCGAATGACCGGCGACCTTTCCTTGGCGTAGTAGCGGTATGCGGTCTTGAAGATGTCGGTGATGAAAGGAGTGCCCTCAAAGTGGTCGTCAATGAATCTTTCGAAGCCCTCGTCAATGTGCTTGTCAAGGTATTCAGAGAGAGCCTCGGACGAGATACCCTCCTGGCCAACATCAAGGTGCTCCGTGCGGATGTCAAACTCAATAGGTTCTTGATCGGTCAAAGTCGACTCAACCCAGTCAACCTGGAAGCAGCTGTCATCAGCCACATACACCTCGCGGACCATAACCGGAAGAGCAAAGCCATAGCCGTGGGTGATCCACATGAGGGTCTCCTTTTGAGCGAAACCCTTGACGTTGAAAACCGACATTCCACGGCCAAGATGACGCTCGTAATCAGCCTTCCAGTCCTTCATGAAATAGCCGATATCCTTGATGTCAATACGAGTGCAAGGAACTTGCCAGAGACGCGCGTGAGATGGCTGGCAACCAGCACAAGGTTCGCCCTTGTCACAGGTCTTCTTGAGGAACTTGCAGCGAAGGCAAGCGCGAAGCTTCCTAATTTCACTGGCCTGCTTGCGTTGCTCAGGAAGCAAAGGCCCACGACGCCTgccaaccttcttctcgccCGTCCCATCCTTCTTGCCGGTTGACGTCCTCCGAATTACCGACTTGGTGGCCTTGGCAATGGGGCTCTTTCTCGTCCCAGAGTTTCTTCTGGCGGGAGGTGAGACGGACCCAGCCCCGCTACCGCTGGCAACTGGTctgctggtggcggcgacggTCTTGATAGACATGGGGGCAACAGCAGCGGCTGGACTGATCAGTTCGGTTGATGTGGActgatgagggtgatgttgctggtggctgtgctggtggttgtgctgatgatgatggtggtggtcaccAGGGGGACAGTTTCGGTGGTTCGATGATGGGTCTACATAGCTGTCGGAACCAGGCGAGTAAGGGGAATATGGTGGGAAGGAGACCTCTTCGTAGCTGCCAAACTCGAGAGAGTTCCTGTCTGATGTAGATGACCCCGACTCGCTGCGCAAGTGCAGGGTTTGACTTGGGTTGAAAATTGCAGCGTTTTGGGTGTAGTTCGGAAACATCGGGTCAACTGTTGTCCACCCGTTGTCGCTGCTGCCACCAAGCGACAAAACCTCCAAGTATGTCCCCGTGGGCGAATGGCTTCCCAGACTGCTTGTCACACCCCGTGGAAGACCGTCGGGGTGGAAACCAATGGGCTCAAAATCCTGCCAGTTTGCCATGCCAGAGGTCCCCCACTGCAATGCCTGGGAGCCGTCGTCGACTGGTGAAATGGCAAACGCGGGCTCCAACTGTAACCCTTGATTCTCCAAGCCCTGAGTGGTCGCTGGAAGATACTCGATGGCGCCCTGCTGAAAGCCGGTCATGAAAGGGTTGAAGTGCATCAAGGCCGAGTCCTGGATAAACTGAGAAAGATCAGTAGTCGCTTGCTGGGTGGGAAGAGGCCAGTCCGAGATGAGACCTGTTGGGTTCTGGTGGGCAGCTGTGTGGTATGGGGagtgctgctgttgaagagggcTCGACATGGCGCTTTGGTGAGTCGGTGAATGGGCACTGTGGTCATCGG from Podospora bellae-mahoneyi strain CBS 112042 chromosome 4, whole genome shotgun sequence harbors:
- a CDS encoding hypothetical protein (COG:S; EggNog:ENOG503P0EU), with the protein product MNFEFNDTVGGDPLLEQLRYDHRDRYSYTTAVSSSAPLQNITSTALTTMSQSSRQSLSPVTSWLPLDLTGTMSAPVSVHSPNSASGAASSPDDHSAHSPTHQSAMSSPLQQQHSPYHTAAHQNPTGLISDWPLPTQQATTDLSQFIQDSALMHFNPFMTGFQQGAIEYLPATTQGLENQGLQLEPAFAISPVDDGSQALQWGTSGMANWQDFEPIGFHPDGLPRGVTSSLGSHSPTGTYLEVLSLGGSSDNGWTTVDPMFPNYTQNAAIFNPSQTLHLRSESGSSTSDRNSLEFGSYEEVSFPPYSPYSPGSDSYVDPSSNHRNCPPGDHHHHHQHNHQHSHQQHHPHQSTSTELISPAAAVAPMSIKTVAATSRPVASGSGAGSVSPPARRNSGTRKSPIAKATKSVIRRTSTGKKDGTGEKKVGRRRGPLLPEQRKQASEIRKLRACLRCKFLKKTCDKGEPCAGCQPSHARLWQVPCTRIDIKDIGYFMKDWKADYERHLGRGMSVFNVKGFAQKETLMWITHGYGFALPVMVREVYVADDSCFQVDWVESTLTDQEPIEFDIRTEHLDVGQEGISSEALSEYLDKHIDEGFERFIDDHFEGTPFITDIFKTAYRYYAKERSPVIRKALKLVVAYNLTLHITMIEQPQTEAAMEGQIDDEDSKYYGKVVAPVMINFQIKCAMADLWRELQKDVLEELSALYSSVYSGERLKNWPTIFMLASILLAVWEEIQFDCHYRVPDPVAVEKFCTDMETVPVGVIVGLFHAISQKLPSFTEWDTRRHGQLLNNNPAVCDAMTEVRQHVIKHESYLRTRADSKFDRYDFDSLSNKLLSKLVIRAN